One Opitutales bacterium genomic window, ATAAGATACGCTGTTGGGGGTCCATGCTAATGGCTTCGCGGGGTGTGATCCGGAAAAACCGTGGATCGAATGCATCCGCGCGGTCAAGAAAAGCACCATATCGGGTGTAGAGCTTGCCGGGGGTCTGCGGTGTTTTATCGAAAAAACGCTCGGTTTCCCAACGCTCGCTAGGCACAGCCTGAATCGCGTCGAAGCCCTCACTGAGTTTTTGCCAAAATGATTGTGGGCCTCTTACGCCGCCGGGGAATCGGCATCCGATTCCGACTATGGCAATAGACTCGGAATTTCGCGCTTTCAAAGCGGACAATTCAGCCTGCTGTTGCTTCACTGCAACGAGCGCTTTCTTAAGCCTGTCGTGAAAGGGGCCTGGTTTTTTAGAAACATCGCTCATCGCTCATTAACACTGAATATCAAACGAAAATGCGGCTGCTTGTCTGATAACATTTTCTCAATAACCGAAGCCGTATTCGTCCATGTTTCGAGACCCAGAACAATGTCTAATTGGGTACAGAGAACTAATGGATTATCACATAGCATAGCAGTCGATCCAGTGGCTATGGCAGTGGGCATTGATGTAAACGAAAAATGACGATTTTCACTCTTTGGAGAATCCGGATTGTTTTCACCGGGGCTTCTGGTTTGAAATCTAATGATGGCCGCATCGACAGAAAATATGGACCGCACGCTCTATGTGCTGTCGGGTATGACGGCTGTGGGTAAGACTTCGCTGGCTTTGCGCTGGGCGGAAGCAAATAATGCTGAAATTCTGTCCTGCGATTCGCTGCTTTTCTACCGTGGGATGGATATCGGAACGGCCAAACCGGACGCGTTAGAACGCAATCGCGTGCCTCATCACGGTATCGATCTCGTCGAGGTTGAGGAGCAGTACAATGTAGATCGTTACGTCGCTTATGCTCGCGCGGTGATCGAGGACATTCATCGGCGCGGATTTCGTGTACTGATAACCGGAGGAAGTGGTTTCTATCTAAAATCCTTTTTTGCGGCCGTGACTGATCAAGCGCTGGTATCCGCTGAAATTCGGGAGCGAGTAGCCCACCTATATGAGCGAGGGGGCAACGAGGCTGTTTTGGCTGCGCTTGAGGCAGTTGAGGGGAATGATCTGTCATTAATCGATACACAGAATCCGCGGCGTACGGTTGCAGCCCTTGAACGCTGCTGGGGCAGCGGTCTGACATTGCAGGCACAACGTGCGCGCTTTGAAGCATTGAAATCGCCTTT contains:
- the miaA gene encoding tRNA (adenosine(37)-N6)-dimethylallyltransferase MiaA, whose protein sequence is MMAASTENMDRTLYVLSGMTAVGKTSLALRWAEANNAEILSCDSLLFYRGMDIGTAKPDALERNRVPHHGIDLVEVEEQYNVDRYVAYARAVIEDIHRRGFRVLITGGSGFYLKSFFAAVTDQALVSAEIRERVAHLYERGGNEAVLAALEAVEGNDLSLIDTQNPRRTVAALERCWGSGLTLQAQRARFEALKSPFADYPKQTCILTREREVMFERIEARVRQMLNAGLIDEVSKLRSAGLERNPSAARSIGYREVLTWLDAKEGGLEALTEAIVVNTRRLARRQRTWLRHQISVDQWLDLDSVEESDAVDQLFAADSKSLG